A genome region from Flavobacterium sp. includes the following:
- the hemC gene encoding hydroxymethylbilane synthase — protein MAEKTIRIGTRDSELALWQAHTVEKLLNDLGYKTTIIAVKSQGDIILDKPLYELGITGIFTKTLDIAMINGDIDIAVHSMKDVPTALPKGIVQAAVLPRANVLDILVHKGNPDFTNPSIIATGSLRRQAQWFNKYPNHTVVDLRGNVNTRMQKLQDNNWDGAVFAAAGLERINLKPENFINLDWMIPAPAQGAMLVVGMENDNYTLDALSQLNDIETEICTHIERQFLRTLEGGCTAPIGALVKYNEDEDTLHFQGVLLSIDGKQKLEINKTVDISEWKKLGFNSAQEILNNGGTELMQQIKESLKK, from the coding sequence ATGGCAGAAAAAACAATCAGAATTGGAACGCGCGATAGCGAATTAGCACTTTGGCAGGCACATACTGTAGAGAAATTACTAAATGATTTAGGTTATAAAACCACAATTATTGCCGTAAAATCTCAAGGTGATATTATTCTGGATAAACCTCTTTACGAATTGGGAATTACCGGAATTTTTACCAAAACGCTTGACATTGCCATGATCAATGGTGATATTGATATCGCAGTACATTCTATGAAAGATGTTCCAACGGCTTTACCAAAAGGAATTGTTCAGGCGGCGGTTTTGCCAAGAGCCAATGTTCTGGATATTTTAGTCCATAAAGGAAATCCTGATTTTACAAATCCAAGTATAATTGCGACGGGAAGTCTACGTCGTCAGGCGCAATGGTTCAATAAATACCCAAATCATACGGTGGTTGATTTACGTGGAAACGTAAACACTCGTATGCAAAAATTGCAGGATAATAATTGGGACGGAGCTGTTTTTGCCGCTGCAGGTTTGGAGCGTATAAACTTAAAACCTGAAAATTTCATTAATCTTGATTGGATGATTCCCGCACCGGCACAAGGCGCAATGTTAGTTGTGGGAATGGAGAATGACAACTATACTTTGGATGCCCTTTCTCAATTAAATGATATAGAAACTGAAATTTGTACGCATATCGAACGTCAGTTTTTAAGAACGCTTGAAGGCGGATGTACAGCACCCATTGGAGCTTTAGTAAAATATAATGAAGATGAAGACACTTTGCATTTTCAAGGTGTTTTACTTTCTATCGATGGAAAACAAAAACTGGAAATCAACAAAACGGTTGATATTTCTGAATGGAAAAAACTAGGTTTCAACTCTGCTCAGGAGATTTTGAATAATGGCGGAACGGAATTAATGCAGCAAATCAAAGAATCCCTGAAAAAATAA
- a CDS encoding uroporphyrinogen-III synthase: MANPIQILSTKILSPLQKQGLVKIGLEVIEADFIKTENKPFELKNLNESLIFTSQNAVHSILSNPKSEELKKKNVYCVGLKTKTLLSDNGFNVVAYTGYASDLAEIIALIYNKESFTFFSGNLRRDTLPEALTEAGIQFNEIQVYETSLQPQKIKANPEALLFFSPSGVTSYLKDNTINKQLCFCIGETTAEALHKITKNIIIADQPTIEDVIEDVINEYK; encoded by the coding sequence ATGGCAAACCCAATTCAGATATTATCTACTAAAATATTATCTCCTCTTCAAAAACAAGGGTTGGTAAAAATTGGTTTAGAAGTAATTGAAGCTGATTTCATCAAAACCGAAAACAAACCTTTCGAATTAAAAAACCTCAACGAAAGTTTAATTTTCACAAGTCAAAATGCCGTACACAGTATTTTGTCAAATCCAAAATCAGAAGAATTAAAAAAGAAAAATGTGTACTGTGTTGGTCTAAAAACCAAAACGCTTTTAAGCGATAATGGCTTTAATGTTGTGGCTTACACAGGTTACGCATCTGATTTGGCCGAAATTATTGCTCTGATTTACAATAAAGAAAGTTTTACTTTTTTCAGTGGAAATCTTCGAAGAGATACTTTACCGGAAGCTTTAACAGAAGCTGGAATACAATTCAATGAAATTCAGGTTTACGAAACTTCACTTCAGCCTCAGAAAATAAAAGCAAATCCTGAAGCTCTTTTGTTTTTTAGTCCGTCTGGAGTTACAAGTTACCTGAAAGACAACACTATAAACAAACAGCTTTGTTTCTGTATTGGCGAAACCACAGCAGAAGCTTTACATAAAATTACCAAAAACATCATCATCGCAGATCAGCCAACGATTGAAGACGTGATTGAAGATGTAATTAATGAATACAAGTAA
- the hemE gene encoding uroporphyrinogen decarboxylase — protein MLKNDLFLRALKGETVQRPPVWMMRQAGRYLPEFIELRDKYDFFTRCQTPELAAEITVQPIRRIAPDAAILFSDILVVPQAMGIEVLMKENIGPFIPNPIRSMADVHRVYVPDIQESLGYVMDAIKLTKEMLNDEVPLIGFAGSPWTIFCYAVEGRGSKSFDMAKGFCFSNPAAAHTLLQKITDTTILYLKEKVKAGVDAVQIFDSWGGMLSPVDYQEFSWKYINQIVEALADLTPVIVFGKGCWFALGEMGKSRASALGVDWTCSARNARYLSGGNITLQGNFDPSRLLSPIPTIKKMVHEMIDEFGKDKYVVNLGHGILPNIPVDHAKAFIDAVKEYGQ, from the coding sequence ATGTTAAAAAACGACCTATTTTTAAGAGCACTAAAAGGAGAAACTGTTCAGCGTCCGCCGGTATGGATGATGCGTCAAGCCGGAAGATATTTACCGGAATTTATTGAATTACGTGATAAATACGATTTCTTCACTCGCTGTCAGACTCCTGAATTAGCAGCAGAAATTACGGTACAACCTATTCGCAGAATCGCTCCGGATGCGGCTATTTTATTTTCTGATATTTTAGTTGTGCCTCAGGCAATGGGTATTGAAGTTTTGATGAAAGAAAACATCGGACCATTTATTCCGAATCCAATTCGCTCTATGGCAGATGTTCACAGAGTTTATGTTCCGGATATTCAGGAAAGCCTTGGTTATGTAATGGATGCAATTAAATTGACTAAAGAAATGCTGAACGACGAAGTGCCATTAATTGGTTTCGCTGGTTCGCCTTGGACAATTTTCTGTTATGCTGTTGAAGGTCGTGGTTCTAAGAGTTTTGATATGGCAAAAGGATTCTGTTTCTCAAATCCGGCTGCTGCGCATACTTTATTACAAAAAATTACAGACACAACTATTTTATACTTAAAAGAAAAAGTAAAAGCGGGTGTTGATGCTGTTCAAATTTTTGATTCTTGGGGAGGAATGCTTTCTCCTGTTGATTATCAGGAATTTTCATGGAAATATATCAACCAAATCGTTGAAGCTTTAGCCGATTTAACTCCGGTTATTGTTTTCGGAAAAGGTTGTTGGTTTGCTCTTGGCGAAATGGGTAAAAGCCGCGCTTCTGCACTTGGAGTAGACTGGACTTGTTCGGCAAGAAACGCGCGTTATTTGTCTGGTGGAAATATTACTTTACAAGGAAATTTTGACCCGTCGAGATTACTTTCTCCAATTCCGACTATTAAGAAAATGGTTCATGAAATGATCGATGAGTTTGGAAAAGATAAATATGTTGTAAATTTAGGTCACGGTATTTTACCAAATATTCCTGTAGATCACGCAAAAGCGTTTATTGACGCGGTTAAGGAATACGGGCAATAG
- a CDS encoding transposase, protein MKLEVLKKDCYYHIYNRGINGTTIFENDSNKLYFLKQVAKYLENRISIFAYCLMNNHFHLVIRLNIEEKEVIQAFSNLFNSYAKAFNKQTNRTGSLFEKHFKRIKLNDENYLRRLIVYVHLNPKHHFDLDFTSFKFSSYQAFLSNRETKIERDEALSLFGDLENFVFCHNQKNKFLNETYTFE, encoded by the coding sequence ATGAAACTTGAGGTATTAAAAAAAGATTGTTATTACCATATTTATAACCGAGGCATTAATGGAACAACCATTTTTGAAAATGACTCTAACAAACTATATTTCTTAAAGCAAGTAGCTAAATATTTGGAAAATAGAATTTCCATATTTGCTTATTGTTTGATGAACAATCATTTTCATTTAGTTATTCGTTTAAACATAGAAGAAAAAGAAGTAATACAAGCATTTTCAAACTTGTTTAATTCTTATGCCAAAGCATTTAATAAACAAACCAACAGAACAGGAAGTTTATTCGAAAAACATTTTAAAAGAATAAAGTTAAATGATGAAAATTATTTAAGACGACTGATTGTTTACGTTCATTTAAATCCAAAACATCATTTCGATTTAGACTTTACCAGCTTTAAATTTTCATCTTATCAAGCTTTTTTATCAAATCGAGAAACAAAAATAGAACGAGATGAAGCTTTAAGTCTATTTGGAGATTTAGAAAATTTCGTTTTTTGCCATAATCAAAAAAATAAGTTTTTAAATGAAACTTATACTTTTGAATGA
- the hemF gene encoding oxygen-dependent coproporphyrinogen oxidase, with protein sequence MKDKFYAYIQNLQDQICAGLETVDGTAKFREDLWKRPEGGGGRTRVIENGAVFEKGGVNISAVHGKLPDTMQKMFGVGEADFFACGLSLVIHPKNPMVPTVHANWRYFEMYDDSGKVIEQWFGGGQDLTPYYLFEEDAKHFHQTCKTACDKHNPEFYPKYKKQCDSYFWNAHRFEARGLGGLFFDYCKANEQMSMENWYDFVTEVGNSFLQAYVPVVERRKNLQYTPKNRNWQEIRRGRYVEFNLVHDKGTLFGLKTNGRIESILMSLPPHVQWVYDHHPVAGSEEEKLIKVLQNPIDWV encoded by the coding sequence ATGAAAGACAAATTTTACGCCTACATACAAAATTTACAAGACCAAATCTGTGCTGGATTAGAAACTGTTGACGGAACTGCAAAATTTCGTGAAGACTTATGGAAACGTCCTGAAGGCGGCGGTGGAAGAACGCGCGTTATTGAAAATGGAGCTGTTTTTGAAAAAGGCGGCGTAAACATTTCAGCAGTTCACGGAAAACTTCCAGATACCATGCAAAAAATGTTTGGTGTGGGTGAAGCTGATTTCTTTGCATGTGGATTAAGTTTGGTCATACATCCGAAAAACCCCATGGTTCCTACGGTGCACGCCAATTGGCGATATTTTGAAATGTATGACGATTCTGGAAAAGTAATCGAACAATGGTTTGGCGGCGGACAGGATTTAACGCCTTATTATTTGTTTGAAGAAGATGCAAAACACTTTCATCAAACTTGTAAAACAGCCTGCGACAAACACAATCCGGAGTTTTATCCAAAATATAAAAAACAATGTGATTCGTATTTCTGGAATGCACATCGTTTCGAAGCGCGCGGTCTTGGTGGTTTATTCTTTGATTATTGCAAAGCAAATGAGCAAATGTCGATGGAAAACTGGTATGATTTTGTAACCGAAGTCGGAAACAGTTTCCTTCAAGCATATGTTCCGGTTGTAGAAAGAAGAAAAAATCTGCAATATACTCCTAAAAACAGAAACTGGCAGGAAATTCGCCGCGGCCGTTATGTTGAGTTTAATCTGGTTCATGACAAAGGCACATTATTCGGTTTAAAAACCAACGGAAGAATTGAAAGTATCCTGATGAGTCTGCCGCCTCACGTGCAATGGGTTTATGATCATCATCCAGTAGCCGGAAGTGAGGAAGAAAAATTGATAAAAGTATTGCAAAATCCGATTGATTGGGTTTAA
- a CDS encoding DUF4421 family protein: MCLKIIYIAFFTSIFGCFAQNDSLQKFYFKSYRDKITVSTYYLNTSNSFQIASNENGERFYVDLIPNRREQIGFTLNYKIIDVTVGFAPKFLGGNKGDSKSKNFNFNTRFYYKKWMQSFSFINQKGFYINDDGITAQLPSMRTTKIGGSTSYIFNDKFSFKTLISQNEWQIKSSGSFIPIFSFYYTNLDLNTPDSSPGDIYVFTLAPSYFYNFVISDRVLIGAGLALGAGINLIDKESSALYQADFNLKLAYNNDRFFAFASLNTISFAQDEKVDPRLNDNIVTLKLSAGYRFDPPKKVKEVYDKVNEKIGL; this comes from the coding sequence ATGTGTTTAAAAATAATTTACATAGCATTCTTTACCAGCATTTTTGGATGTTTCGCCCAAAATGATTCTCTGCAAAAATTCTATTTTAAATCCTACAGAGATAAAATTACAGTCAGCACTTATTATTTAAACACTTCTAATAGTTTTCAGATTGCATCAAATGAAAACGGAGAGCGGTTTTATGTTGACCTCATCCCCAATCGCAGAGAACAGATTGGTTTTACTTTAAACTATAAAATTATTGATGTAACAGTAGGTTTTGCACCGAAATTTCTAGGTGGAAACAAAGGCGATTCAAAATCAAAAAATTTCAATTTTAATACACGTTTTTATTATAAAAAATGGATGCAGTCTTTCTCTTTCATTAATCAGAAAGGGTTTTATATTAATGACGATGGCATTACGGCACAGCTTCCCAGTATGCGGACAACCAAAATCGGCGGTTCGACTTCTTATATCTTCAATGACAAATTCTCTTTTAAAACCTTAATTAGTCAAAACGAATGGCAGATTAAAAGTTCCGGAAGCTTTATCCCTATTTTTTCTTTTTATTATACCAATTTAGACCTGAATACTCCCGATTCATCACCCGGAGATATTTATGTTTTTACACTCGCTCCCTCCTATTTCTATAATTTCGTAATTAGCGACAGGGTTTTAATTGGAGCCGGACTTGCTCTTGGCGCCGGAATTAATTTAATCGACAAAGAATCCTCGGCTTTGTATCAGGCGGATTTTAATTTAAAACTCGCTTATAATAATGATCGTTTCTTTGCTTTTGCAAGTCTTAACACTATAAGTTTTGCTCAGGATGAAAAAGTCGATCCAAGACTGAATGATAACATTGTTACTTTAAAACTTTCTGCAGGTTATCGATTTGATCCTCCAAAAAAAGTAAAAGAAGTATACGATAAAGTAAATGAGAAAATTGGTCTTTGA
- a CDS encoding fructose bisphosphate aldolase, producing the protein MNQEQLNRMHSGKGFIAALDQSGGSTPKALSQYGVEESSYKNDEEMYTLVHEMRTRIIKSPAFDSNYILGAILFENTMDRKIDGQWTADYLWKEKNIVPFLKVDKGLADPANGVQLMKPISNLDELLTRAVERNVFGTKMRSVIKEANAAGIRDIVEQQFEVGKQIFEKGLIPIIEPEVDIYSPDKEKSEQILKDEILKQLHSLDKDVKVMLKLSIPTVNNFYTELISDPHVVRVVALSGGYSREEANDKLAHNHGLIASFSRALSEGLNADQSDAYFDTTLSNTIKAIYKASIT; encoded by the coding sequence ATAAACCAGGAACAATTAAATCGTATGCATTCCGGAAAAGGGTTTATTGCTGCATTAGATCAAAGCGGCGGCAGTACTCCAAAGGCATTATCGCAATATGGTGTTGAGGAAAGCAGTTATAAAAATGACGAAGAAATGTACACACTTGTACATGAAATGAGAACCAGAATTATTAAAAGTCCTGCTTTTGACAGCAATTATATTCTGGGTGCTATTTTATTTGAAAATACTATGGACCGTAAAATAGACGGTCAATGGACGGCTGACTATTTATGGAAAGAAAAAAATATAGTTCCTTTTTTAAAAGTTGATAAAGGACTTGCTGATCCTGCAAATGGTGTGCAATTAATGAAACCTATTTCTAATTTAGATGAATTGCTTACGAGGGCTGTAGAAAGAAATGTTTTTGGAACAAAAATGCGTTCTGTTATTAAAGAAGCCAATGCAGCTGGAATTCGGGACATTGTAGAACAGCAATTTGAAGTTGGAAAACAAATCTTTGAAAAAGGACTTATCCCGATTATAGAACCTGAAGTTGATATTTATAGTCCAGATAAAGAAAAATCAGAACAGATTCTGAAAGATGAAATCCTAAAACAGCTTCATTCTTTAGACAAAGATGTAAAAGTGATGCTGAAACTATCTATTCCAACAGTAAATAATTTTTATACTGAATTAATTTCAGACCCGCATGTCGTGCGTGTAGTGGCTTTGTCTGGTGGATATTCAAGAGAAGAAGCCAATGACAAACTTGCTCATAACCACGGATTGATTGCGAGTTTTTCAAGGGCATTATCCGAAGGTTTAAATGCTGATCAGTCTGATGCCTATTTTGACACAACACTTAGTAATACAATTAAAGCTATTTATAAAGCTTCGATTACTTAA
- the hemB gene encoding porphobilinogen synthase — protein MFPLQRNRRLRTNESIRSLVRETSLSPQDFMLPMFVAEGKDVKSAIPSMPGIYRHSLDNTIKEVKEAWDLGIKAVNIYVKVSDNLKDNKGTEAWNKDGLMQQTIRAIKDAVPEMIVMPDVALDPYSIYGHDGIIENGQLINDATVDALTRMSLSHAEAGADFVAPSDMMDGRVLAIRKALEENGHHNVGIMSYSAKYASAFYGPFRDALDSAPVDSQNIPKDKKTYQMDYANRIEGIREALLDVEEGADIVMVKPGMAYLDIVREVKNAVHVPVAVYQVSGEYAMVKAAAERGWLDHDKIMIEQLYCIKRAGASIISTYFAKEASIILNK, from the coding sequence ATGTTTCCACTTCAAAGAAACCGTCGTTTAAGAACCAATGAATCTATTCGTTCTTTAGTTCGTGAAACCAGTTTAAGTCCACAGGATTTTATGCTTCCAATGTTTGTTGCAGAAGGAAAAGATGTAAAATCAGCAATTCCTTCAATGCCGGGGATTTACCGTCATTCATTAGACAACACCATCAAAGAAGTAAAAGAAGCCTGGGATTTAGGAATCAAAGCGGTAAACATTTATGTAAAAGTTTCGGATAATTTAAAAGACAATAAAGGAACTGAAGCCTGGAACAAAGACGGTTTAATGCAGCAAACAATCCGTGCGATTAAAGATGCTGTTCCGGAAATGATTGTAATGCCAGATGTGGCCTTAGATCCTTATTCAATTTATGGTCATGATGGAATCATCGAAAACGGTCAGTTAATCAATGATGCAACGGTTGATGCTCTAACTCGTATGAGTTTAAGCCACGCTGAAGCGGGAGCTGATTTCGTAGCGCCAAGTGATATGATGGATGGACGTGTTTTGGCGATTAGAAAAGCACTAGAAGAAAACGGACATCATAATGTTGGAATTATGAGTTACAGTGCCAAATATGCTTCGGCATTCTATGGCCCTTTCCGTGATGCTTTAGATTCTGCTCCGGTAGATTCTCAAAATATTCCAAAAGACAAGAAGACTTATCAAATGGATTATGCCAATAGAATTGAAGGAATTCGTGAAGCATTATTAGATGTTGAAGAAGGCGCAGACATCGTAATGGTAAAACCTGGAATGGCCTATTTAGACATAGTTCGTGAAGTAAAAAATGCCGTTCACGTACCCGTTGCAGTTTACCAAGTATCTGGTGAGTACGCTATGGTAAAGGCTGCAGCCGAAAGAGGATGGTTAGATCACGACAAAATTATGATAGAGCAACTTTATTGCATTAAGCGTGCAGGAGCAAGTATTATCTCAACATACTTTGCAAAAGAAGCCTCAATAATTTTAAATAAATAA
- a CDS encoding c-type cytochrome yields MKKVLFLSAVLAFASCKNEVPANTDSTTETYTERETTEATTPEALGKEIFEGRGNCTSCHQPDQKVIGPSIQEIAKIYKDKKGDIPTFLKGNADPIVDPSQFTVMQTNFAVTKTMSDEELKAIETYIYSHLK; encoded by the coding sequence ATGAAGAAAGTATTATTTTTATCAGCCGTTTTAGCATTTGCATCTTGCAAAAATGAAGTTCCCGCAAATACAGACTCGACAACAGAAACTTATACCGAACGAGAAACTACAGAAGCCACAACACCTGAAGCTTTAGGAAAGGAAATCTTTGAAGGAAGAGGAAATTGTACTTCCTGCCATCAGCCTGACCAAAAAGTTATTGGCCCAAGTATTCAGGAGATTGCCAAAATATACAAAGATAAAAAAGGCGATATTCCAACGTTCTTAAAAGGAAACGCAGATCCTATTGTAGACCCAAGTCAGTTTACGGTAATGCAGACTAACTTTGCCGTTACAAAAACAATGTCTGATGAAGAGTTAAAAGCAATTGAAACTTATATTTACAGCCATTTAAAATAA
- a CDS encoding effector binding domain-containing protein produces MDIHNFSIIGISVRTTNENGQSGQDIPALWNKFISEGIADKIANKLNNDIICVYTDYEKDHTKPYTTILGCPVENLDSIPEGLTGKIIESDNYEKFAPKGNLAEGIVYNEWLKIWDSGLNRIFTSDFEIYGEKAHNHENAEVDIYIAVQ; encoded by the coding sequence ATGGATATTCATAATTTTAGCATTATTGGAATTTCTGTTAGAACAACTAACGAAAATGGGCAGTCAGGACAAGATATTCCTGCACTTTGGAACAAATTTATATCAGAAGGAATTGCTGATAAAATCGCAAATAAATTAAACAACGATATTATTTGCGTTTACACGGATTATGAAAAAGATCATACTAAACCTTACACAACCATTTTAGGCTGCCCGGTAGAAAATTTAGATTCAATTCCGGAAGGTTTGACCGGCAAAATCATTGAAAGTGATAATTATGAAAAATTTGCTCCTAAAGGAAATCTTGCTGAAGGAATTGTTTATAACGAATGGCTTAAAATATGGGATTCTGGTTTAAACAGAATCTTTACCAGTGATTTTGAAATTTACGGAGAAAAAGCTCATAATCACGAAAATGCAGAAGTAGACATTTACATTGCAGTTCAATAA
- a CDS encoding M13 family metallopeptidase, with translation MKKQLSKPLFCAFSVMLSFTAANAQNAAPKEPGINVSYMNTQISPSQDFFQYVNGTWLNQTEIPSDRTTWGSFNELIKRTDKDAMSILKEASKNPKYKSNTDQGKAVNLFLTVLDTVGRNKAGITPLKPYLKKIDAIKNVADLQKYLVEMEPEGGSGFFGIYIGADEKNSSKNSVSLAVSQLGLSDKDYYTSDDKDSKEKRAKYELHVARMMQFIGESPEKAKQSAAEIVAFETELSKPRLNRVESRDSRLQYNPMTVAELQKLTPAINWNAYFTGIGLAKLDSVVVMEPRYMKALQTVFTENKVEQWKEYLKWDLLNTSASKLSTDIETANFDFYSKTLRGAKKELPREEKALQVVNRGIGEALGKLYVEKVFPAEAKTKALDMIHNVITAYQNRINNLAWMSKDTKAKAIEKLNKITIKVGYPDKWKDYSALEIKSVAEGGSYFSNSKNLSKWRFKKGIEKLNKPVDRTEWGMSPQTVNAYYNPSYNEIVFPAAILQPPFYNYQADEAVNYGGIGAVIGHEISHGFDDSGARYNADGNLVDWWTPEDLEQFTKLGSQLADQYSALEPLPGIHVDGKFTLGENIGDLGGINAAYDGLQLYLKAHGNPGLIDGFTPEQRFFISWATVWRTKTRDEAIKNQVKTDPHSPGMYRAYVPIQNVDAFYEAFGIKSGDKMFVTPEKRVKIW, from the coding sequence ATGAAAAAACAACTTAGTAAACCGTTGTTTTGTGCTTTTTCTGTAATGTTATCATTTACAGCTGCTAATGCTCAAAACGCTGCTCCAAAAGAGCCTGGTATTAATGTGTCTTACATGAATACCCAAATTAGTCCGAGTCAGGATTTTTTCCAATACGTAAATGGAACCTGGCTTAATCAAACTGAAATTCCAAGCGATCGTACCACTTGGGGAAGTTTTAATGAATTGATTAAAAGGACAGATAAAGATGCGATGTCTATTTTGAAAGAAGCATCAAAAAATCCAAAATACAAATCGAATACTGATCAGGGAAAAGCTGTTAACTTATTTCTGACGGTTTTAGATACTGTGGGTAGAAACAAAGCAGGAATTACTCCGTTAAAACCGTATCTGAAAAAAATCGACGCCATTAAAAATGTGGCTGATCTGCAAAAATATTTAGTTGAAATGGAACCGGAAGGCGGTTCTGGTTTCTTCGGAATTTACATTGGAGCTGATGAAAAAAACAGTTCTAAAAATTCAGTAAGTCTGGCCGTAAGTCAATTAGGTTTGAGCGACAAGGATTATTATACTTCTGACGATAAAGATTCTAAAGAAAAACGCGCTAAATATGAACTTCACGTTGCAAGAATGATGCAGTTTATTGGAGAATCTCCAGAGAAAGCAAAACAAAGTGCAGCAGAAATCGTAGCTTTTGAAACCGAATTATCTAAACCAAGATTAAACCGTGTTGAAAGCAGAGACAGCCGTTTGCAATATAACCCGATGACAGTTGCAGAACTTCAAAAGTTAACACCTGCCATTAACTGGAATGCTTATTTTACAGGTATTGGTCTGGCAAAACTAGACAGTGTAGTTGTAATGGAACCTCGTTATATGAAAGCGCTGCAAACCGTTTTTACTGAAAATAAAGTAGAGCAGTGGAAGGAATATTTGAAATGGGACTTGTTAAATACTTCAGCTTCAAAATTATCTACTGATATTGAAACAGCAAATTTTGATTTTTACAGCAAAACATTAAGAGGTGCAAAAAAAGAATTACCTCGCGAAGAAAAAGCGTTACAAGTTGTAAACAGAGGTATTGGTGAAGCACTTGGAAAACTGTATGTAGAGAAAGTATTTCCTGCTGAAGCAAAAACCAAAGCATTGGATATGATTCATAATGTTATTACGGCGTACCAAAACCGTATTAATAATTTGGCTTGGATGTCTAAAGACACTAAAGCGAAAGCTATTGAAAAACTGAATAAAATTACCATTAAAGTGGGATATCCTGATAAATGGAAAGATTATTCGGCACTTGAAATTAAAAGCGTAGCAGAAGGCGGAAGTTATTTCAGCAATTCTAAAAACCTGTCAAAATGGAGATTTAAAAAAGGTATTGAAAAACTAAATAAACCGGTTGATAGAACAGAATGGGGAATGTCGCCTCAAACGGTAAATGCTTATTACAACCCATCATATAATGAAATTGTATTTCCAGCCGCCATTTTACAGCCGCCATTTTACAATTACCAAGCTGATGAAGCTGTAAATTATGGTGGAATTGGAGCTGTTATTGGTCATGAAATATCTCATGGTTTTGATGATTCAGGAGCTCGTTATAATGCTGATGGAAATCTTGTTGACTGGTGGACACCAGAAGATTTAGAGCAGTTTACAAAATTAGGTTCTCAATTAGCAGATCAATACAGCGCTCTTGAACCGTTACCGGGAATTCATGTTGATGGTAAATTTACTTTAGGAGAAAATATTGGTGATTTAGGCGGAATCAACGCGGCTTATGATGGTTTGCAATTGTATTTGAAAGCACACGGAAATCCGGGTTTAATTGACGGATTTACTCCTGAACAGCGTTTCTTTATTTCCTGGGCAACAGTCTGGAGAACCAAAACGAGAGACGAAGCGATTAAAAATCAGGTGAAAACTGATCCGCATTCACCGGGAATGTACAGAGCGTATGTGCCAATTCAAAACGTGGATGCTTTTTATGAAGCTTTTGGAATTAAAAGCGGAGATAAAATGTTTGTTACTCCAGAAAAACGAGTTAAAATCTGGTAA